GCAGCAATTCATGCCCTAGAGACACTTGAAAAACCAAGCGAAATAACAATTGTAACAGATAGCAATTACGTCAAAAATGGCATCTCTCTTTGGCTAAAGAACTGGAAAAAAAATGGATGGCGAACGGCTGCAAAAAAGCCGGTTAAAAATGCTGAGCTTTGGAAAAGATTGGACACAGCCTGTGGGCCTCATCAGGTTGTGTGGCAATGGGTGAAAGGCCACGCCGGCCATCCTGAAAACGAGCGAGCAGATGCCTTAGCTCGCCAAGGCATGGCACCATTTAAAGATAACTCACCATAAACGGCAAAAATTTATATTCATCCGTAAGATCAGCTTTTCCTAATTTGCTTTTTCATATTCTTTGAATTCAAAAATTATTTAACTGTGAAATCAGCAAAATCACCTTCACCTTTATCAGAGGTAAAACGGATTTTTTTTCCGTTGCTTGAAACTTGCTGGCAATTATAGCCCAAGTTTCGTGACCCCCAGAATAAATCACGGCAAAAATAGTTGTTTTCCCATGTCCATTGCCCGGTTACGTTCAGCATTGCGGCCCGTCCGTTTATTTTGCCATCTTCGGTTACTTCAAGCCGAATAAGAGGCCGTTTTAACGTTTTGTCTTTGATCTCCGCGATAAATGCATTTTTGTCCTTAATAACTAGATACTCAGACCATGCGACTGAAGAGACAGCGCTGAAAAGAGCAAAATAAAAGAAACATGATACTATACGCATAGGCAAAGACCCCAAACCATCCTGCTATGCTTTTAAATATTCCTCTACCACATTAAGACAAGCCAAGAACATCGAACATTGTATATTCACCCGGCGGCTTTCCTTGACCCCATAAGGCTGCCTTGAGCGCCCCACGGGCAAAAACAGACCGGTCCGTGGCAATATGGCGAAGATGTATGCGTTCACCTGTTGCTGCAAACATCACATCATGTTCACCAACAATGTCGCCACCGCGCACAGATACAAATCCAATATCGCCGGTCTTTCTGCGTCCAACGATCCCGTTTCGATTAACATCTGTGACATCCTTCAGTGCGACACCGCGACCATCTGCTGCCGCCTCTCCCAGCATCAAGGCTGTGCCCGAAGGAGCATCAACTTTTTGATTATGGTGCGCTTCAATAATCTCGATATCAAAATCATCATCCAAGGCTTCTGAAACTAATTTTGTTAATTTTACCAACAAATTAACCCCAAGAGACATGTTTCCAGCTCTGATGATTGTTGCATGGCGTGCCGCGCTCGCAATCTTTTCAAAATGTTTGTCGTCCATGCCTGTTGTTCCAATAACGTGCACGATGCGGGCCTGCGCGGCAAGCGCAGCAAATTCCATGGTCGCATCTGGGGATGTAAAGTCGATCACGCAATTGGCTTTAGAAAACGAGGGGAGCGGGTCTTCCTCAACCGTTACACCAATTTCCGCCATCCCCATTGAAAGACCAATATCTTGTCCAAGCCAGGGATGCCCTGAGCGTTCAATAGCCCCAACCAAATTCATTCGGTCGGATTGGGCAACGGTATTGATCAGCATTTGGCCCATTCGGCCAGAAGCCCCTGTAACAACAACGCCAATTGGATCAGGCATAACGAAGAACTCCATTTTACAAGTCTTTTCTGTCTTTACGCGACTCGAGCGACTTGGCAAAGCCCAATCAAGCGCGTAGACAAAACTTATGGCAAAGAATAAGTTTTACAACGGTCCCGGTCCATCCCAACGCCAATTGCGCGTTGGGGAACTCATAAGACGTACGTTATCGGACGTTTTGGCTCGGGGTGATATACATGACCCAGACCTTAATCGGGTTTCAGTCACAGTAGGTGAAGTCAGCGCATCCCCAGATCTAAAGGTAGCCACGGCCTATGTATGCCCCTTGGGTGGGCAAGGCGGCGAGAATTTGATTGCATTGCTCGCCAAAAATAAATACGAAATCCGCCGGGCAATTTCCAAAGAATTAACTTTAAAGTTCACACCAGACCTGAGGTTTCGATTGGATGAAACCTTTGACCGAATGGATGAGACACGCCGACTTTTTTCACAAGACGCCGTGCGTCAAGATTTGGATGATAAATGATCCGTAGCCTTGCGCTATTACTTTTCTTGACGAGTCCGATATATGCGCTTGAGTGCAAAAATGACCAGTTTGAAGATATTCCTTTCTCGATATGCAGCGCCAATATCAAACAAGATGACCTTAGAATTTTTCTAAAAAATGATAACAATGATGTGTTTGGTCGCTTTCAAACACTAGATACATACCTTCAAAGCCAAAGCCTAACTTTAGATTTTGCAATGAATGGCGGTATGTTCCGGCTAGACCTTACCCCAGTGGGGCTTTATATTGAAGATGGTAAGGTGTTGCGCAGGGCCGTTTCTCAGGCAGGGCCGGGAAATTTTGGGATGTTGCCCAATGGAGTTTTTTGTATCTCAGAACACTCGGTGCAGGTTTTGGAAACCAGCGCTTACCTACAAGAAAACCCAAACTGCCTATTTGCCACTCAATCTGGGCCTATGTTGGTAATCGGTGGAAAATTACACCCAAGATTCCTAGAAAATAGCTCGTCTCAGTTTATCAGAAATGGTGTCGGGACATCACAGGAAGGCCAGTGGGCTCACTTTGTTATCACAAATAGGCCGATCATATTTCATAAATTTGCAAGATTATTCAAAGATCATCTGGGATTGAATTCGGCTTTGTACTTGGATGGGAATGTGTCCCAGATGTATGCACCCCTTATTAACCGGGTGGGCCATAGCCGGTCTTTAGGGCCAATTATTGGTGTTGTATCCCCGGCAGCCCACTGATTTTAGCCACCGGGAAAAGCGCAAAGCATCGGTCGTTTAGTTTATTGATGTTCCATCAATAATGGATGACCCCACAGATTCAATTTCGATCCGGCGGGGCTTTAACGCCTCGGGGACTTCTCGCTTAAGATCAATGTTTAACATGCCATCCGCATAACTTGCCGCAATAACCCTTACATGATCGGCCAAATCAAACTTGCGTTCAAAGCTTCTTGTGGCGATACCTCGATGTAAATAGCTCTTTGCATCTTTGGTCTCAGATTTTTTAGCCGCAACCACCAAAGCACTTTCTTTGACCTCGACGATTAGGTCTTTTTCAGAAAAGCCGGCCACTGCAATAGAAATACGATAGGCGTCATCATCTGTCTTTTCGATGTTATAGGGTGGATAAGTTGTGTTTGGGTTATCACCCGACGACACACGGTCTATCAAATCAGCGATTTGATCAAATCCAATGCTCGCACTGTATAGTGGTGTAAAGTCAAAATGTCTCATAGAGTCCTCCATTGAGCGACAAAAGTTAAACCTGTCTCGATAGACCAGGCGATCATTTACGAGCCCAATCGTGGCGCTCGCACAGAAGACATGGGTAAGCAAAAGTACTTTTACAAGATTAGGCGTATGATGATATTCCCAGAAATATCCATTTGGGTTGATCGTCTCTTAAATGCCCTATGACCCATCCCCATTGGCCAAGATATTTTGAAGCCGACTTAATGACCGTTCAAGCAATGGGCCAAAAACTAATTTTTCCTGAGCCGTTTGCACCACGGCAGATACGATTGATACAATCATTGGTCCCTGTTCGGAAAAATAGAAAACTGGAGCGCCCGAAGCCCCAAAATCAACATCGCAATTCAGTGAAAGTATATCTTCTGTCTGGTCAGAAATATCGCAGCTGCTTTGAATTGATGGCGCATTTATCCGGCCCAGCGCATAGGAAACAACGGCCACCGACTTTTGGTCATTAGGCAGTGCGGCAATTGCAAAGGGTTGAACTGAGTGTTTTTTGATAGGGTGTAAAAGCTTTAGCAAAGCAACATCATTTCTAACACTTTCAATTTTTGGCATTTCAGAAACGTGATTGGTCGGAAAAGTCACCGACTTTGCGATCATGCTATATGCCTCAGCTCGTCCGTTTCGCCAACCGGCTTGAAATTCCAAATGACCAAGGTCAAGCCCTTCGCCTGTAGTGAAGTCATAAACACAATGTGATGCGGTCAATATCAAATCTGGCGCAACGAGCGTTGCGGTGCAAAAGCTCTGACCATTTTTGTAAGAGAGCCTTCCAACAGCCATCCAGTCGCGGCCCTGATCCAAGGTTTCCAAACTGGTAAGGTCACTGGTGTCTGCCATAGACCCTGTAAGCGAAAATATTTGTAAAACAAATGCTAGAAAATACCGCACCAAACCGCCTCCGCAACTGACGCATTGCCACGTTTTAACCCATTGCTGTAATTCCTAAAGCTGTTTGCCGATTAAAGCAATTTAGGATTTCAAGGTGACGTTTCTAAAGCATTGGCCAATGCCGCCGGAACAGGGCCACCGCTTGCCCAATCCAAAAGCTCAATGGTATGGACAATCGGCACTGATGTACCATTGCCAATTTGCATCATACATCCAAGATTTCCAGTGGCAATGACATCGGGCTTTGTTGCTTCCAATGTTTGTACTTTTCGGGATTGTAAAAGCGTTGAGATTTCTGGTTGAAGAATATTATATGTGCCCGCTGAGCCACAGCATAAATGCGAATCTGCAGGCTCTACAACGTCAAAACCAGCTTGTTTTAAAAGCATTTTAGGTGGGTTTTTAACCTTTTGGCCGTGTTGTAGAGAACAGGCTGCATGGTAGGCGACTTTCAAGTCCTGAGTTTTGCATTCGGGCAGTTCTAGTTCAACCAAGAATTCAGTGACATCTTTTGTGATGGAAGCAATCGCTTCAGCGTCCTTTGCCAATTCGGTATTGCGAAACATATGGCCATAATCTTTGACCGTCGTGCCGCAACCGCTGGTATTAATGATAATCGCATCTAATCCTTGATTTTGCATTTCTGAACGCCATGCATTAATGTTTTTAGCCGCCGCCGCGTGGCTTTCATTGGTTTTCCCCATGTGGTGGGTCAATGCACCACAGCACCCCTGACCCTGTGCGATCACAATTTCGCAACCCAATCGCTGTAATAAACGAATGGTTGCGTCGTTGATATCCGTGTTCAATGCGCGTTGGGCACAGCCCGTCATAAGTGCCACTCTTTTTTTGGTTACCCCACTTGCCTTGAAAGATTGCGGATCATCATTTCGGCTCACTGGAGGTATGTTTTTTGGCGCCAGAGCAATCATGGCGCGCAAACGCTTGCTGGGGATCAATCGCGCAAAAGGGCGCGCCAATTTAGCGGCTGCAAGAGCCAGTCGAAATCGGATGGGATAGGGCAAAATTTTAGACAAAGCGAAACGCAACATACGATCAAAGAGAGGTCGTTTATAATTCTGATCAATGTAAGAGCGTGCGTGATCAACCAAATGCATATAATGCACACCGGAAGGGCATGTTGTCATGCAGGCCAAGCACGACAGACATCTATCGATGTGTTGAACTGTTTTTTCATCTGGCACCCGCTCGTTTTCAAGCATGTCCTTGATCAAATATATGCGGCCTCTCGGGCTGTCTAATTCATCCCCTAACACTTGGTAGGTTGGACAGGTCGCTGTGCAAAACCCGCAGTGCACGCAAGACCTTAAAATAGAATTAGACCGGCTCATGTCTGAATCATCTAGGCTTTTTGGTTCAAAAAATGTCTGCATATTTACCCCATAAGCCCCGCATTAAGTATGCCCCGCGGATCAAATTTACTGCGGATTTTTTCTGATAAATCTGCAACCAACGGCGATTGGGGCTGAAACTTGGGAATGCTCCCACTCTTACCTCGCACCCGGGTCGCATGACCTCCAAACTTGGATAATGGCTGCCGAGGGTTGCTACCTTTAGGTAAAGTCCCCCAAATTAAACCGCCTGACCAGTCATATAGATGCTGATTAAAGCCAATGGCTGAAACAATTTTGGGGGCAGCGGTTGGTTTGACCGATAACTTCCAAATATCTGCATCTTTATCTGCAAAAACATCTACATTGCGTATTTTGGACCAGAGGCTTTCGCTTTGAGTGGCGTTTGCCACCTGTGCTTCGCCAAATTTTTTCAAATAGGCTTGCAACTTTTCGGTGCGGTAAAGAACCGACTCGTTAAAACCTTCAATTCTTAAATAGGTTTGTTTTTCGCTTGGCGCATGTGCTGCTCCTGATACATCAAAGGGTGAATTCATAGCCGTGGTCAAAGCATCAATGGCAGTTTCATCATCCAAACCCTCCAGGATCAAAGTGGATTGGGTTTCCGCAATAGGCAGGACTTTGAATGCAACCTGCGTGATCACACCTAATGTGCCGTAGCTTCCTGCAAGTAATTTAACCAGATCGTATCCGGTAACATTCTTCATCACGCTGCCACCTGATTTAAGGATATTGCCGCTGCCATCCACAAATCTAACCCCAAGCAAAAAATCGCGGGCTGCCCCGACTTGAATGCGCCTTGGCCCGCTTATGTTTGCTGCAAATGCACCGCCAATTGTAGGCGATCCTCCTAAAGCCAGCATCGCTTGGGAATCCATCGGCTCAAACGGTAGTCTTTGGCCTTCTTGGTCCAATGCTGCTGCTATTTCCTTTAGCGGTGTTCCCGCTTGAGCGATCATTGTTAACGCCCCTGGTTGGTAGTCAATGATGCCGCTCAGTCCTTTTGTTTCAAGAGAGTTGCCGCCGCGTTCGCATACGCCGCGCGTACCGCCCCCAAAGATGCTTAATCCTCGATTTGTCTCGCGGATAACCTGTGCCACCTCAGC
The nucleotide sequence above comes from Rhodobacteraceae bacterium Araon29. Encoded proteins:
- the rnhA gene encoding ribonuclease HI, with amino-acid sequence MPDLFAYTDGACSGNPGPGGWGVLLQAKKQKDVLKERTLQGGAPQTTNNQMELLAAIHALETLEKPSEITIVTDSNYVKNGISLWLKNWKKNGWRTAAKKPVKNAELWKRLDTACGPHQVVWQWVKGHAGHPENERADALARQGMAPFKDNSP
- a CDS encoding dihydrodipicolinate reductase; protein product: MRIVSCFFYFALFSAVSSVAWSEYLVIKDKNAFIAEIKDKTLKRPLIRLEVTEDGKINGRAAMLNVTGQWTWENNYFCRDLFWGSRNLGYNCQQVSSNGKKIRFTSDKGEGDFADFTVK
- a CDS encoding 4-hydroxy-tetrahydrodipicolinate reductase, with amino-acid sequence MPDPIGVVVTGASGRMGQMLINTVAQSDRMNLVGAIERSGHPWLGQDIGLSMGMAEIGVTVEEDPLPSFSKANCVIDFTSPDATMEFAALAAQARIVHVIGTTGMDDKHFEKIASAARHATIIRAGNMSLGVNLLVKLTKLVSEALDDDFDIEIIEAHHNQKVDAPSGTALMLGEAAADGRGVALKDVTDVNRNGIVGRRKTGDIGFVSVRGGDIVGEHDVMFAATGERIHLRHIATDRSVFARGALKAALWGQGKPPGEYTMFDVLGLS
- the rbfA gene encoding 30S ribosome-binding factor RbfA: MAKNKFYNGPGPSQRQLRVGELIRRTLSDVLARGDIHDPDLNRVSVTVGEVSASPDLKVATAYVCPLGGQGGENLIALLAKNKYEIRRAISKELTLKFTPDLRFRLDETFDRMDETRRLFSQDAVRQDLDDK
- a CDS encoding Hsp20 family protein, with protein sequence MRHFDFTPLYSASIGFDQIADLIDRVSSGDNPNTTYPPYNIEKTDDDAYRISIAVAGFSEKDLIVEVKESALVVAAKKSETKDAKSYLHRGIATRSFERKFDLADHVRVIAASYADGMLNIDLKREVPEALKPRRIEIESVGSSIIDGTSIN
- a CDS encoding trypsin-like serine protease, giving the protein MRYFLAFVLQIFSLTGSMADTSDLTSLETLDQGRDWMAVGRLSYKNGQSFCTATLVAPDLILTASHCVYDFTTGEGLDLGHLEFQAGWRNGRAEAYSMIAKSVTFPTNHVSEMPKIESVRNDVALLKLLHPIKKHSVQPFAIAALPNDQKSVAVVSYALGRINAPSIQSSCDISDQTEDILSLNCDVDFGASGAPVFYFSEQGPMIVSIVSAVVQTAQEKLVFGPLLERSLSRLQNILANGDGS
- the glcF gene encoding glycolate oxidase subunit GlcF yields the protein MQTFFEPKSLDDSDMSRSNSILRSCVHCGFCTATCPTYQVLGDELDSPRGRIYLIKDMLENERVPDEKTVQHIDRCLSCLACMTTCPSGVHYMHLVDHARSYIDQNYKRPLFDRMLRFALSKILPYPIRFRLALAAAKLARPFARLIPSKRLRAMIALAPKNIPPVSRNDDPQSFKASGVTKKRVALMTGCAQRALNTDINDATIRLLQRLGCEIVIAQGQGCCGALTHHMGKTNESHAAAAKNINAWRSEMQNQGLDAIIINTSGCGTTVKDYGHMFRNTELAKDAEAIASITKDVTEFLVELELPECKTQDLKVAYHAACSLQHGQKVKNPPKMLLKQAGFDVVEPADSHLCCGSAGTYNILQPEISTLLQSRKVQTLEATKPDVIATGNLGCMMQIGNGTSVPIVHTIELLDWASGGPVPAALANALETSP
- a CDS encoding FAD-binding protein → MNIFQPKTEAEVAQVIRETNRGLSIFGGGTRGVCERGGNSLETKGLSGIIDYQPGALTMIAQAGTPLKEIAAALDQEGQRLPFEPMDSQAMLALGGSPTIGGAFAANISGPRRIQVGAARDFLLGVRFVDGSGNILKSGGSVMKNVTGYDLVKLLAGSYGTLGVITQVAFKVLPIAETQSTLILEGLDDETAIDALTTAMNSPFDVSGAAHAPSEKQTYLRIEGFNESVLYRTEKLQAYLKKFGEAQVANATQSESLWSKIRNVDVFADKDADIWKLSVKPTAAPKIVSAIGFNQHLYDWSGGLIWGTLPKGSNPRQPLSKFGGHATRVRGKSGSIPKFQPQSPLVADLSEKIRSKFDPRGILNAGLMG